One genomic segment of Rivularia sp. PCC 7116 includes these proteins:
- a CDS encoding biotin/lipoyl-binding protein, which produces MNQDTNDKPSPPQQSKEDTNLDIEKQESKDFINDETELVNGDTEANTSPKQKRPMWMYLILGVGIFALVSVLLRQLRNSPQEAPTQAAEPARLSVRATEVKIKPLQKFVFGDGYVSAVRGKHLTFETSGTITYIKKVKGRNLREGDFVKAGELLAKVDDRKLRAELAQAQAKTAEAETQRVAAQASVSQANASIEQAKADVIRAKADLEAAEDAYRLAASELKRYEKLFAQGAISISEVDVRRNAAKEASAKVKAAQAQITAAESQVKSSQGQLESAKSQLASTGATIASARAGQNRSNVNLEDTVIQAPFNGIVAHMNIREGDYWTTQRLQVSGDYQNAVDSVPIILIDPKAYEVRLRLPAFDGALVRPGQSAYVVLDKDMSAASTRGMSQETLIRLARARGRVFSVSPSVSPGERAVDITARLDGGGIKNVRDGERVSVWLAVERNPNAIAVPPSAIVFRDQKSYVFVVDKEKQIVKLRPVERGIRGISLTEIKTGLSSGELVVTQGRNRLVDGTPVKVVESNE; this is translated from the coding sequence ATGAATCAGGACACTAATGATAAACCTTCTCCACCGCAGCAAAGTAAAGAAGATACCAATCTAGATATTGAAAAACAAGAATCTAAAGATTTTATTAATGATGAAACTGAATTAGTTAACGGCGACACTGAGGCAAATACTTCTCCTAAACAGAAAAGACCAATGTGGATGTATCTAATTTTGGGAGTTGGTATTTTTGCATTAGTTAGTGTATTACTTCGGCAATTACGGAATAGTCCGCAGGAAGCGCCAACTCAAGCTGCCGAACCTGCACGCTTAAGCGTCAGAGCAACAGAAGTTAAAATTAAGCCTCTACAAAAATTTGTATTTGGCGACGGTTATGTTTCAGCAGTACGAGGAAAACACTTAACTTTTGAAACTTCCGGAACGATTACTTACATCAAAAAAGTCAAAGGTCGGAATTTGCGAGAAGGGGATTTTGTTAAAGCAGGTGAATTACTAGCAAAAGTTGACGACCGCAAACTCAGAGCAGAATTAGCCCAAGCACAAGCCAAAACAGCTGAAGCCGAAACCCAAAGAGTTGCAGCACAAGCTAGCGTATCCCAAGCCAATGCTTCTATAGAGCAAGCTAAAGCGGATGTAATTAGAGCTAAAGCTGATTTAGAAGCGGCTGAGGATGCTTATAGATTAGCGGCATCAGAATTAAAACGCTATGAAAAACTATTTGCACAAGGAGCTATCTCAATTTCAGAAGTTGATGTGCGTAGAAATGCAGCTAAAGAGGCTTCAGCAAAAGTAAAGGCTGCTCAAGCTCAGATAACTGCTGCTGAAAGTCAAGTCAAATCTTCTCAAGGTCAACTAGAATCAGCAAAATCTCAACTAGCATCCACAGGAGCCACCATCGCTTCAGCTCGTGCTGGACAAAACCGTTCTAATGTGAACTTAGAAGATACAGTAATTCAAGCACCTTTTAATGGAATTGTGGCTCACATGAATATCCGTGAAGGTGACTATTGGACAACCCAAAGGTTACAAGTCTCTGGGGATTATCAAAATGCAGTTGATTCGGTACCAATAATTTTGATAGATCCCAAAGCATACGAAGTTAGATTGAGATTACCAGCTTTTGATGGAGCTTTGGTGCGACCGGGTCAATCAGCTTATGTGGTATTAGACAAGGATATGAGTGCAGCTTCCACCAGAGGAATGTCACAAGAAACTCTTATTCGTTTAGCTAGAGCTAGAGGTAGAGTATTTTCTGTGAGTCCTTCTGTGTCTCCTGGAGAACGAGCGGTAGACATAACCGCTCGTTTAGACGGAGGAGGAATAAAAAATGTACGGGATGGGGAAAGAGTTTCGGTATGGTTAGCAGTTGAAAGAAATCCCAACGCGATTGCAGTTCCTCCCAGTGCTATTGTTTTCCGGGATCAAAAATCCTATGTTTTTGTTGTGGACAAAGAAAAGCAAATAGTTAAATTACGTCCTGTAGAAAGAGGAATTCGCGGAATTTCCCTAACTGAAATTAAAACGGGTCTTAGTTCTGGGGAATTAGTAGTTACTCAGGGACGCAATCGTTTGGTTGATGGGACACCTGTGAAAGTTGTGGAAAGTAATGAGTAA
- a CDS encoding efflux RND transporter permease subunit, whose amino-acid sequence MTSEPLPLHEHNENHHDVPDVNSASGLTKFFFLKTVFGILLIILLVFGGLMAYQSMVKEADPDIKIARAMITTTWGGADPETIESQVTDKIETELKSLKGLKKVESSSFNGVSKISVEFVANADVTESIQLLRQKVDDAEPEINPDADKPKINQVSVQDVPILTIALYGKLDPPVLSRAAEDIQDKLEKVAGVREVNLAGQRQEVVHVQLIPSRLSALEISPTTVANRIQTANRDMPWDQIENSQIGSQVRLFGRFRTLEDLRSLPIARLGGNEGRVVRLDEVAQIRRDLEREKTRAFISWQGSEFEPVVNLDIVKVPGSDTINVVNNALKELESLKKDPNTWPHSMGYRVTSRDDETILKDQNDLIINVVQAVICVFIILLVALTWREALIAGLSIPLTFLGAIFILWLAGQTLNSMILYGMVLALGLLVDVFILMMEGMHDGLFVEGLSFDQAALKTVKTYAGPAFSGQMTTILAMAPLMVISGTMGKFVRLMPITAIICLLLSYAIALLVDIPLSRFLLGNVRGGAKKTRIDKFTEWFSEKFNRWSLNFTVRNKATAAAWIAGSLALFICALFAVAQLPGNLFPDNDRRNLSINVELPPTATLNQSQEVADYLGETLRSKDYFESVTKLVGQKSTLVQESGMKPTQDNYLLGFSTVFTKQEKRKLPSYEYINQLRIELNQALRRYPGASVVFNTPGTGDSGDPIEIELKGKDMSKLRQISGEVQLALRQIEGTQDVRDGLGDMRSDVKLKPRREAMNFYGITQDDLALQGRYILTDNDIGDYPIGGGEDDLEIRISTAFPSRQGAVGGPTRRDELATIRLFSPEKGAIPGRSVLDIEEGVAPLSITHTDTERTVTVYSKVDGRTSGEILADLEPKLEQMKQKWDAGYDYKFSGDAETEGETFGSAIQMSYVALFLVFSVLVLQFGSFTQPLIIMLTIPFAFIGTFGGFSLFKMSLSFPAIIGIISLVGIVVNDAIVMVETMNKHRENGMKIRQAAARGASDRVRPILTTSITTIVGLIPLAISDPVWFPLCMAIIFGLFASTLIALLVIPCLYLQLTRKT is encoded by the coding sequence ATGACTTCTGAACCACTTCCGCTTCACGAACATAATGAGAATCATCATGATGTACCTGATGTTAATAGTGCTTCTGGTTTAACAAAATTCTTTTTTCTAAAAACTGTTTTTGGTATTCTGCTGATAATTTTGTTGGTGTTTGGTGGGTTAATGGCTTACCAATCGATGGTTAAAGAAGCCGATCCAGATATCAAAATTGCTAGAGCAATGATTACTACTACCTGGGGAGGAGCAGACCCCGAAACTATTGAATCTCAAGTTACTGACAAGATTGAAACAGAACTTAAATCTCTCAAAGGATTGAAAAAAGTTGAAAGTTCTTCTTTTAATGGTGTTTCTAAAATTAGTGTGGAGTTTGTCGCTAATGCAGATGTCACGGAATCAATACAGTTATTACGTCAAAAGGTAGATGACGCAGAACCAGAAATTAATCCCGATGCAGATAAACCGAAAATTAACCAAGTATCTGTTCAAGATGTTCCCATTCTCACTATTGCTCTTTACGGTAAATTAGATCCTCCAGTTTTAAGTAGAGCCGCAGAAGATATTCAAGACAAATTAGAAAAAGTTGCCGGGGTGCGGGAAGTCAATTTAGCAGGGCAACGGCAAGAAGTTGTTCACGTACAACTTATACCAAGTCGTCTCAGTGCTTTAGAAATTTCTCCCACAACTGTCGCTAACCGCATTCAAACTGCAAATAGGGATATGCCTTGGGACCAAATTGAAAATTCCCAAATTGGTTCTCAGGTGCGTTTATTTGGTAGGTTCCGGACTCTAGAAGATTTACGTAGCTTACCTATAGCTCGTTTGGGTGGCAACGAAGGTAGGGTGGTACGTTTAGATGAAGTAGCCCAAATACGTCGGGATTTGGAACGGGAAAAAACTCGTGCTTTTATTAGTTGGCAAGGTTCTGAGTTTGAACCGGTAGTTAATTTAGATATCGTTAAAGTACCTGGTTCTGACACGATTAATGTCGTTAATAATGCTTTAAAAGAGTTGGAATCTCTGAAAAAAGACCCAAATACTTGGCCCCATAGTATGGGTTATCGGGTCACTTCTAGGGATGATGAAACTATTCTCAAAGACCAAAATGATTTGATTATTAATGTTGTTCAGGCGGTAATTTGTGTTTTTATCATCTTATTAGTAGCCCTAACTTGGAGAGAAGCTCTAATTGCTGGATTATCAATTCCCCTAACTTTCTTAGGTGCGATATTTATCCTCTGGTTAGCCGGACAAACCCTCAACAGCATGATTTTATATGGAATGGTATTAGCACTGGGTTTGTTAGTGGATGTGTTTATATTGATGATGGAGGGAATGCATGATGGGTTATTTGTTGAAGGCTTAAGTTTTGACCAAGCTGCTTTAAAAACAGTTAAAACCTATGCAGGACCAGCTTTTTCCGGTCAAATGACAACCATTTTAGCAATGGCTCCTTTAATGGTAATTAGCGGTACTATGGGTAAATTTGTCCGCTTAATGCCCATTACAGCAATTATTTGTTTGTTGTTGAGTTATGCGATCGCACTTTTAGTAGATATACCATTATCACGGTTTCTTTTAGGAAATGTCAGAGGAGGAGCGAAAAAAACCCGTATTGATAAGTTCACAGAATGGTTTTCTGAGAAATTTAACCGTTGGAGTCTGAATTTTACAGTACGCAATAAAGCCACTGCCGCAGCTTGGATTGCTGGTAGTTTAGCACTATTTATTTGTGCTTTGTTTGCGGTGGCGCAATTACCGGGAAATCTATTCCCTGACAATGACAGACGCAATCTGAGTATTAATGTAGAATTACCACCTACAGCAACTTTAAATCAGTCCCAAGAAGTAGCAGATTATTTGGGAGAAACTTTACGCTCTAAAGATTATTTTGAAAGTGTCACTAAATTAGTTGGACAAAAAAGTACTTTAGTTCAAGAAAGTGGGATGAAACCCACTCAAGATAATTATTTACTGGGTTTTTCCACGGTATTTACTAAACAAGAGAAACGTAAATTACCGTCCTATGAATATATTAATCAGCTACGTATCGAATTAAATCAAGCATTACGTCGTTATCCTGGTGCTTCCGTAGTCTTTAATACTCCCGGTACTGGGGATAGTGGAGACCCGATTGAGATTGAACTTAAAGGGAAAGATATGTCGAAACTCCGACAAATTTCTGGGGAAGTTCAATTAGCATTGCGACAAATAGAAGGTACTCAAGATGTCCGCGACGGTTTGGGGGATATGCGTTCTGATGTTAAACTCAAACCCCGAAGGGAAGCAATGAACTTTTATGGGATTACTCAAGATGATTTAGCATTACAAGGACGCTATATCTTGACCGATAACGATATCGGTGATTATCCTATAGGTGGTGGTGAAGATGATTTAGAAATTCGTATTTCCACAGCTTTTCCTTCCCGTCAAGGTGCTGTAGGAGGTCCGACTCGTAGAGATGAATTAGCGACAATTAGATTATTTTCTCCCGAAAAAGGAGCAATACCAGGAAGGTCAGTACTTGATATTGAAGAAGGTGTAGCTCCCCTATCAATTACCCATACGGATACAGAGCGCACCGTTACTGTATATTCTAAGGTTGATGGTCGAACATCTGGTGAAATTTTGGCTGACTTGGAACCAAAGTTAGAACAGATGAAGCAAAAATGGGATGCTGGTTACGATTACAAATTTTCTGGAGATGCAGAAACTGAAGGTGAAACCTTTGGTTCTGCAATTCAAATGTCCTATGTTGCATTATTTTTAGTTTTCTCAGTACTAGTATTGCAATTTGGTTCCTTCACCCAACCTTTGATTATTATGCTCACCATACCTTTCGCTTTCATTGGTACTTTTGGTGGTTTCTCATTATTTAAAATGTCTCTTTCATTCCCCGCAATAATTGGCATTATTTCCCTGGTAGGAATCGTAGTAAACGATGCCATTGTCATGGTAGAAACCATGAATAAACATCGGGAAAATGGGATGAAAATTAGACAAGCAGCAGCTAGGGGAGCATCAGATAGGGTTCGACCAATATTAACTACAAGTATCACTACTATTGTTGGTTTAATTCCCCTAGCAATTAGCGACCCAGTATGGTTTCCTTTATGTATGGCGATTATTTTTGGTTTGTTTGCATCAACTTTAATTGCATTATTAGTAATTCCTTGTTTGTATTTGCAGTTGACGAGAAAGACTTAG